A window of Amaranthus tricolor cultivar Red isolate AtriRed21 chromosome 8, ASM2621246v1, whole genome shotgun sequence genomic DNA:
TCATTTCCACTGGTCACTGCCAGACCcaattatacaaaaattaacACCCAATGAATACCGTCagatcaacaatcaacaattccAAGCGTCGTCTTCTCCGTTCatgatcctttttttttttctcttttttgaaCCCAATTCGAgaacaatttataaaattaatcaacCAATAAGAACAAATGGATGAACTACAAATCCAGGTTGCTCAAGCAGTTAATGTGTTAAACCATGATTTACAATCTTGTAATAGAGTAGCTGCTAATCAATGGCTGATTCAGTTTCAGCAATCTGATGCTGCTTGGCAGGTTGCTACTTCTCTTCTCACTTCTTCTCATCTTCCTCCGCGTTTCTCTGATTATGAAGTCGAATTCTTTGCTGCCCAGATTCTTAAACGCAAGGTTTGTCTCTTTTTTCATTGAAATCTTTATAATGTTGTAATGGGTTTCTTTAATTTTCGCTCACAATTTTTTTTGACTCCTCTAGTGGTTTTGGAAATGGGTTTTGGGGTAGATTAGAGAATTTCAAGGGAAAAGGAATTAGTTCTTCATAAATCGAACCTCATTGCAAAGGTGAAAGAAAAAGCCTTCAACCAACTGTACTGACCCATGGATTTCAAAATGGGGTTTTTGGAATTGAATGGTTTTACTTACTTTGAGGAGATAAGTTATGTATAATGCTTATAGGTTGGAAGCTATTGCAGTTACCTTGATGAATTTCagtatttttttagtatatgcTTACATTGTTCTTGAAGTAGGAAGAAGCTTTGTAATCTCATCTTAGAATTTTGCAGGAAGAGAATTATTGGCATGGAATTGATACTTTAATTTGGATAGGATTGGAATGATATGGAATCACATTGGGTTTTTTCTGTTTTGACAGAATATTGATGTTTGCCTGCTCTATCTTTATTTTGTGTCCTTAAGATTTGGGGTGCATTAAAAATGTGCAATAATTTATAAGAACCGTTTttcatatttgaaaatttgtgccAAAAGCAATTCTGTCATTGACAAGCATACCTAGTATATCCTGCTCATATAGAAGCTATGATTAGGGTCTTGGGAGGGTTAGATGATGACATACCATAATCTTATCAAAAGTGATGAGGATGTACATAGTGAGAAGTGAGAACCTGGGATAAGCCTAAAAGCAGtgtaattaaactaaaacaaaagtaatataTAAACTAATGTAAATCAATTTTCAAGGAACGTAGTTTATGGCCTTGTGTGGTGGAACACTTTGCACATGCCTAGAATCACCCTTGCTTAAGAACTTAAGCGACCAACAAGTGCAGAAAATAACATTACAAAACGCAAAACTATGTGATTTGAAGAGTGTATTCCCAATGGTAGTGTGCCTTTATTGTTATAAGAGGGGAAATCATCTTTGCTATCGCCTAGGCATTTGGAACTACTTCTTTGGATTATGAGGCTTTATTTGTTCTGTTCTcctttttgaagaatatttaAGTCCCTTGTGGATAAATATTGGAGTAATTTGTATAAATTTTGCATGACGAGCCAATTTCAGTGTCCAATCATCTAGCTAGAAAAGAATGTCATGGCCTCTTCCTTTCGTTGTCTTTAAAGAAACCTTGACAGGAAATGTCTATTGTGTAAAAGGTGATATGAAGACTGTTCTAATTACTAATTCAGTGAACCCTTTGATGaaataatgtattatttttagtCTATGAAGCTTGGTAATTGAttttgcaacaacaacaacgttCAATTACCCCAATATCATTAAGTGGTTCACATCTAGGGTGAGGTATTGGAGTGGGTtggatgtatgcaaccttaccctgTTATGCTCTTAGCGATAACATATAGGTTGCGTTCGATTAAATAACTTAGATTATGAGAATTGATAACACTGAGTCATGTAATAAAGTTTGATGACCAAAGTAATTTGATGATATGATTTGTTTCCATAGTTTCAGAGACTAGAACCTCAAAGCTGCATCTACACCATTAGAAGTAAATAAAGATATAAGCCTGAAAATTCTCATGAGTCCAGAATTTCTCGTTTATTAtgctatttgatttttttttttcctaaaaaatttgGCAGATAAACAATGAAGCTTTGTACTTACAGTCGGAAGCAAAGGACACTCTTTTAAATGCTCTTTTGGAAGCTGCTAGAAGATTTAGTTCAGGACCTCCACAGGTCTCTCATTTTTCTCCCAACTctgtaaaataaaaaactctcgGCCTTGTTGACTTCGTCTACATTTTACTCTTTGGTAGaaaggctttgacattgttgtcaAATTTGCTCACTTCACCTACTTTTTACagaagtgaaattatttgatttcaatttttataatttgaaatttatattttgattgaATTTATGTTTACTAGATATAActcttattaattgattaatacTAATTTTGTGAATTCTCAATTATTGTAATGGTTTTTACTAAAGTAGACTGAGTTCAATGAATGGTTTTGTTTCAAATACCTGAACAATGCTCTATTTACAGCAGTTTTGCTAGAAACATGCAAATTCTGCAATTGATAGTTTGTATATATGTGTCTCTTTTATTTCCTGTTAGAACCCAAGAATACAGAGGGTACGAGCCTATAGAACAGATCCTGTTCAAGTAAGGTCGTTTCTTTCCTGTTGAATTGACTTCTTTGCTGTTACCTCTGTTTTTCTGGCAGCTATTAACTCAGATATGTTTGGCACTTTCTGCACTTGTACTTCGTGCCGCTGAGTATAGACAACCCATTGAACAACTCTTCTACAGTCTTCAAAACTTTCATACACAGGAAAACGGCAACCTTGCTGTATTGGAAATGCTGACTGTTTTGCCTGAAGAAGTCATTGAAGATCAAAGTACCGATATTAGCATAAATTCTGCTCAGAGGTCTCAGTATACTCAAGAGGTGTTTCCTCAATTTGGATTTTGGACTAGTATATGTCTTGCTTTGCAAAAATTTTGTCCTACTGCTTACAAATTGACGAAATGCAGCTTCTATCACATACTGCAATGGTTCTTGAGTTTTTGAAGCAGCAATCAGAAAAGCATTATGAAGATGCCAATCAGCTTCATGAAAGAAATCGGAAGATATTGCGGTGTTTACTCAGCTGGGTAATATCTGTATTGAAAACATCATTTAACACCCATCAATTAAACATTATTTGTGGTTCACTGTTCAAATGTCTGCTTATAAACGAGTGGATGTaggatgttgattttttttccttgatTCATGTTTTTGTTTTGCTTTATCAAATTATTCACGTGTTCTAACTCTCAGGTTCGAGCTGGATGCTTTTCTGAGATTTCTCCCGGCTCATTGCGTTCTCATCCTCTCCTGAATTTTGTATTCAACTCCTTGCAGGTTCATTAGTCACTTCCAGAGCTATTCAATGTTATGTGCTATTCAGTTGACGTGTTCATCATTCcactatttttcaaatttttagccaatgacttattttctttattttcttaggTTTCATCATCCTTTGATTTGGCTGTTGAAGTTCTTGTTGAGCTTGTGAGTCGCCATGAGGTAGGTTTGCACTCTTGATCATGTTTGGTTATAGTGGACTGCTCAACAATGTTTCAGAACCTAACCAGATGTATGGATCTGGCAAGTTAAAAGTTACCCTATTTTCCTTTTAAGTCTATCCCATTGAATTtgtcttatttctatttttggccaTGACCCACAATATTTCTTTAATTCTCTCACTTAACTTACCTTTTCATCTTATTTACGCATTTCTTCCACTTTCCATAATATATACCTTTTTACTATTTCTACTCACTTTCCTTGATTTTCACTCCATTTTTACTTAAGGCTATTTCTTTGGGACACACTAGTTATAAAGTGGAAGATGAAAATTTTAGGATTTTAGAACGAAGGGGTTGGCAACGATGACCTAAATAGCAGTATTGAAGAATAACATGAATAACATAGGAATCTAAATAGGAAATTGAAGAGAACTTATGAAGTTGGCCTTTTGATTTGATTAGATTAGCATTCGAATAGCTGGATATTATTATAAGTAATAGATAGGGCCCAATAGTTTTTGTTAGCGATGATTTTTCACTAAgctttgttttggttcatgttgcCAACACCCGAATTGTCAAGATTAATGTTACCTAGATCGATTGGATCTGCGATTTGGATTGTTCGACTTGAATCGTGGGTCaattgcggcctggatcgacaAATACGCGATCTGAATCCCAATTCTATCGATCCAATCTCAAACAATTAAAAAGTCTAACAACCATGCCAAGCAAAATAAGATGGTAGATGGTTGAGAATAgagattaaggctttgacattgttggcATTGTTGTAATCTTATAACTGATAGCAGTTCTGATGAGCTTGCTTTGCTACTTTTACTATTTGTCACTGGGTCTTTTAGAATCATACTTGTTTCATTATTCTGGTTTTAGAAAAGGCCTTTTTACTTCAGCCACAAACTTCTTTTCCTGATTGATTTCTTTCCAGTGATTCTTAGTGATCCTATTATGCATTGTCTTGCTTGGCTTTGTAGGAGATACCTCAGGTTTTATTATGTAGAGTCCAGTTTTTAAAGGATATTCTACTTCTTCCAGCCCTTGGCAAAAGTGATGAGAAAACAGTCAGTGGAATAGCTTGCCTGTTGTCAGAAATTGGTCAAGCTGTAAGTTGATGCTGTCTTACTTAAAGGCTTCAATGTGTCAATTCAAAAGTTTATTGTTTTTTGGCAGTGTGAAATGACTGCTGAGACAATTTTTCATCTTTGTTTTTCGTTAGGCACCATCTTTGGTTGTAGAAGCAAGTTCAGAAGCTCTGATCTTGGCAGATGCACTATTGAGGTCTagcttcatttttttcattcttctgtTAGATTCAGAGAAATTGATCCGGAATCTTGTAATTTACTTTTCAGATATGCATGATTGTTCCATCCATGGTGCCTCTTGCTTTGTGCTTGGTGTCTATTCTGCTTAATTTCAATTATCTCTGTATAAATGCTGCATTTTAAAATTTCTTGTTGGAAAAGATGATGTGACAATATGATATGCTGGAAGATAAGGCTACACATAACATTGCTCGTTCTAGCTCACATCCTTGCCATTGTTAAATTTCATATGATTTAGTGTAATGCCAAGTTGACCAGGTGGACGACGTAGGAGTAATGGAATGTtgcatttttgttttattcgaAATGCCATTAAGTGTCTCTCGACTTCCCACCTAGGGTGAATTTTGGGGGTCGGATGTATGCAATCATACCTTACTAGTAATGACAAAGTAGTTTTCGATCGACActtgatagcaaacatcatcaacaacttcacataaataagtacACATAATTTAAGGAGCCATTAAATTGTACTCTATTATAATTCGCaaccaaagaattataaatttttggtcCCATCGAAATAAGGGACACTCATCTGAAATGCCAATTTAGACAAAAATTGTAAGGTGTGAAATCGAGGAAAGATGTTAGCAATACTAAAATGTTTAATCAAGATTATACGACAAAAGCTAGAGCATGGAATATTGCTTTTATTGAAGTTGGTTTCACACCACGAGAAGTATAATATTGGGTACACTGATCATTCAATACATAATATTCAAGCGTGCTAAATCCTAGCATGCACTCATTTATAAACATGGTTTACCTGAAATTAAGTATTGCTCAATAGAAGAGAGGATTATGTGTGGTAAAATGATGAAAGATTGCTATGTTACATGATAATTTCTATTTTCAATGGATAAAGATCATGAGGTAAATTATATGTTTGGACTTGTCGAGGGTTTCTAGTAATAGCACAAGATAGGCTTTTCAGGAATGAAAGAGGGAACTTTTGACATTATATAGTAAGCTTGACATTCCTGTATGCAAAGAATTAGATGGCTCTTAGTAAATTCAAAACGATATTCTTAATGAATTTATGGAGTCTTTATATTGTCaattttggattttatgtgCGAATAATGACTGTAGGCTGTAGCTGCCTTCAAAATCTGGGTCTGCATGTGTACATTATCAATTTACTTAATCATGCTACATGTAAATTTgaatgttttatttttgaaacgTCTAACTTCAGCATATATATGCAGATGTGTGAAATTTCCTAGTGCAGATTGGGATATTGCAGATTCAACATTGCAGTTCTGGTATAGCTCTACTGTAAATTCATTTGCAAATTTTGACGTGTGTGTAATCTCTGTATTTTCGCAAATCTAATTCAGATGGTTACTTTACCATTTGTGATTTTTCCTATCtctattttgataaaatgagTTGCATGCGTGGTTCCCATTTAGCAGTAGAAGAAGCAgatgtggttttttttttttttttttttttttttgacaaattaaCCAGAGCAAGTTATTCTTATCACGTTGTTTTATTTCAGGGGTAGCCTTGCCAGTTACATACTTGGTCTCACTACAAATGATCAGAATAGAAGGGAACATATAGAGAAGATGTTTTTACCTGTGTTCTCCACCTTACTTGATGCCCTACTGCAGCGCATTCAGGTTTTTACTTCGTTTCATGCTTTATATATGATATTGATACATCTCTTGCAAAATTCATGCGACAAAAGGAAGGGGTTccttgaaattatttatttcttggGTATCCTTAATACACTTCTACAGATTATCTAGCCTTTATAATTACTTCCTTGGCTTTTGAATCGTACTGTATAATTCATATTTTCTATGGAATGTGAATATTCGTTTTCTTGAAGAGAGCTATGTTTCTTTTCTTGTTACCAAAAATCTCGCGTTTTTGATTCATGTAGCCAACTCCTTATGTCGGGATTAAATCTTTGGCATTGATGTTGTTTTAGAGCTAATATGGGAtgcaattatttttattaaatctgGCATTGATTCTTACTATTTTACTTGTGTTTTCTTTCGCTAAGCATGAATTATGTTTTTTCCTTTGCCTGATGCTCTAGTTGTCTAAAAGCCCAAAGCGTAAGCTGTTCTAGTCATGGGTTGGGTGAGAACTTAAAAACTCGTTTGTATTGAGTACAGATTAATAACTACAATTGTAGAGTTTGTCCTAGAGATTTTTTTGGTATCCCTTGACCTTGTTGCATGTTCTGCCCCCAACCCAATTTCTACTCTTCCAGGATTACCCaatcaaaaagattttatttacCAACAGGTTGATAGATCAACTTATGATGGAGGGGGAAGTGAATTGCCTGATGGCCTTGCAAATTTCAGGATGAACTTGGGTGAACTACTCATGGATATTTGTCACTTTTTGGGATCTGCTGCATATATACAGAAGGTACTTGAAAATTGCTTGGCTGTTCAATTGCACCTTGGTTGTGATGCTAATAGGTACACTCATTGTTTATCTTTTTTCTCATCTGTAACACGCATAATGCATTTGTTAGTTAGAAAGCATTATTCTTATGTGTAAACAAAGCCGTGTTTGTGATCAAACTTATCCGCGACACGATGCAAGAATTTTAAGAGAACTGTAGAGAGAGAAGAAACAAGAATGTTGTGCGCCTATGCTTGAAATCCCCATGAAAATGGAAACTTGAGAATATGACACATCATATATGCTTATTTAGCTTAAAAGTTTCATGGTCCCCTAAGCTGATGTGATACTTGTAAAATTATGATGTGTGTGCACACTTTCTAAGTAATAAGCAGATACACAGTGGCAGATCCATTTCCCACTTTATTTGGTGAACTTATTGAATTTTCCTTTGACcccaataaatattataatcacAAAACTCTTCAGACGTGGTTTTCTCTTATCCCCCCCCTAAAGCAATGGAAATAGAAAAGCATAGATCAGAAAAGTGTCTGCCAAGCTTGAAAAAGAATTCGATGGTTTTCTGAGGTGGCCTTAACAAGGTTGAAAAGATAATGGGTAAATGAACCGGGACGAAATTCAAACCTTGGGTCTGCATTAAGAGGAATGTCCGATGACATGCTGCATGTATTACtagattataatttaatatgtaTCTAATATATGTAGCAATTGCATACTAAAAATTCTAAACCGCATGGGTGGCATTCAGGCTCAATATTTCAGAGCACATTTCTAATATATGTATTTGCTCTTCTTGCTCCTGCTTGGGCCCGGCCGTGGCAGAATATGTTTTCTTTTCATTGTAGAACTAACATcagtaatatattatttttcctaCACCTAATTCACATCTGGGTCATGTTTGGGCTCCACATCTTCTCTTGTTTTGTGCTAATgctgtttattttaatttatgctCTTGTTCGACGCCAATTTCCGCACTTGCAATGCATTTCACCAATGCCGCTAGACCTAGGTTGGGGTGCAGGCTGTTTGGGGTGGAGTCTACTTGAATCTTGTTAAAACTTTTGATATAAATTGATTACATGATTGAACTTGTGGTCTGAATCTTTCTgtctttcttttaaaaaatcaagaaataggAAATTGGAGAGCAAGCTATACAGTTTTCTATTAATACTCACTTTGCAATTTCAATATGTTTTAAAAGTTGTAGATTGTTAGTTGATGAGAGCATGCAAGTTTTCCCTAATGCTTGGCTAGCTGAAACCATTTGTAATTCCAGCTAGCCAAGTGCATGCACCCTTTCACGTTGCTTGCTTATTGATGGTTACTTATGTTTcctttttgtatgttttttgtCTACTTTTTCTTCCTCTCATCTTATTGATGGAATCTTCCTGTCATCATAGGTTTGCCTGGGCAGTTGGATAGTAAACATGCCAATTCCATGGAGTGAGATGGAAGCCAAAATGTTTGCACTTAATGCTGTGAGTAAATTAACTTTAGACTATGCATGTCCAATCTATATTTTATTATCTGGTTAGTGATTTTTGCCTTGTGACATGCCTTTTCAATTGTTCTGctgtttaaattttctttttaaataatttttctgtTAATTTATGATTCTACACTCATTGCTTGATATTAACTCTGAGTAATTGAAGCCGACCTTGTAAATGAGTCATTACTCATGAGAAAATATTCAACACCATTCCATTACCACAACGCTATTTAGTGTCTCTCACTTAATATCTTGTGAGGgggttgggggggggggggggggggggtaggGGGTCAGTTGTAGGCAACCTTACCCTTTGTAGTACTATCTTGTGCAACTTCACCTTATTAAGAATTGCATATGTTTCAATGATGAATTTTAATATAGTTTGTTATTATCTgaaaccaaagaaatataaatcTTTGGCCCCATTGAAAATAATGGACAATACTCACGAGAAACTATTATGATGTAAGTTCCATGATGTGGTCTATCTGCTTAAATTCTTCTCTCTTCTAAATGGTTTGCTTGTTGACCCTGAGTACTTTTGAACTGAGCTTCAATGAGCCTGTCTAAATAAAGCTTCAAGCCCAGACTGTACTGAACCTATTGTTGGCATTTTTTGGCTTGCTGTGCTCAGCGATGAAAATTACTTTCTGACTGATCTTCAGGTTTTTCAAGCTCATGTTGTTGGCTTAAGTACATCCCTAGGCATCTTTTTCTGCTTCTCTGATATTTATATTGTCTAAGTTGTATATTTAAGAATTAAACATATTCTCTTTGCTTTCAGGCTTCTGAAGTGGTCATACAGGAGAGTCAAAAAATCGATTTTTCGATAATTATGCATTTGGTTACAATTTTATCCAGCAATTCATCCAACGAACCCAAAGGATTCATGTGTATTGTGCGTATCGATATCTTATTATGATTTATCATTCATGTGATGAAGTAGTTCCTTAGGCTGTTTGTTTCTTCGAAGACTTCACCTTTTTTCCTCATTCTCTTCTGCTGCAGGTGTACAGATCACTTGCTGATGTTATAGGATCTTATTCAAAGTGGATATGTGCTCTTCAAACAAATGCTAGACCTCTTCTGTGAGCTTTTTCTCTTAACTAGAATTGCATTATTGTTGATGTGACTACTGTGCAGAAAGCCATAATTAGAAATGGAACCCCAGTGCATATGGATAGGCATACTTTTTTGTTTAGATTAGATGCAAAGAAATTTATAACTGTTGCATATTAATAAGGAATGCGGTTGTGCAGATCTGTTTATAGCATAACTATGTAagaaaattttgacttttttgataCTAATCTCTTTCAGA
This region includes:
- the LOC130820937 gene encoding transportin MOS14 isoform X1; protein product: MDELQIQVAQAVNVLNHDLQSCNRVAANQWLIQFQQSDAAWQVATSLLTSSHLPPRFSDYEVEFFAAQILKRKINNEALYLQSEAKDTLLNALLEAARRFSSGPPQLLTQICLALSALVLRAAEYRQPIEQLFYSLQNFHTQENGNLAVLEMLTVLPEEVIEDQSTDISINSAQRSQYTQELLSHTAMVLEFLKQQSEKHYEDANQLHERNRKILRCLLSWVRAGCFSEISPGSLRSHPLLNFVFNSLQVSSSFDLAVEVLVELVSRHEEIPQVLLCRVQFLKDILLLPALGKSDEKTVSGIACLLSEIGQAAPSLVVEASSEALILADALLRCVKFPSADWDIADSTLQFWGSLASYILGLTTNDQNRREHIEKMFLPVFSTLLDALLQRIQVDRSTYDGGGSELPDGLANFRMNLGELLMDICHFLGSAAYIQKVCLGSWIVNMPIPWSEMEAKMFALNAASEVVIQESQKIDFSIIMHLVTILSSNSSNEPKGFMCIVYRSLADVIGSYSKWICALQTNARPLLLFLAAGISQPLSASSCASTLRKICEDASSIMFDPSNLEILIWIGEGLEKQLLPLEDEEEVVGAIALVVGFLPRNELKNNFLTRLLSSSYNVIGQLSNDVEHSLRQNPTAYTQMLNSAARGLHRIGTVLNHLAPPLSAGSAADDPLCVVLSIFWPMIEKLFKSKYMENNSLSTAACRALSQAIHSSGEHFTALLPTVLDCLSTNFVSFQGHECYIRTASIIVEEFGHREEYGTLFICTFERFTNAASVAALNSSYICDQEPDLVEAFVGFTSSFVRVSPKKVLEASGTLLEASLQKAAIFCTAMHRGAALAAMSYVSCLLEAALISLLESVTNMSEGAFSCVAIQIISNSGEGLVSNVLYALLGTSAMSRVHKSATILQQLAAVCCLSEKTSCSTVLRWESLHGWLHSAVHGLPVEYLKKGEAETLVPNWIKALAAAASDYLESKTCNGIKTECGHMQGKGGRVLKRLVREFADGHRNLPSFT
- the LOC130820937 gene encoding transportin MOS14 isoform X2 gives rise to the protein MDELQIQVAQAVNVLNHDLQSCNRVAANQWLIQFQQSDAAWQVATSLLTSSHLPPRFSDYEVEFFAAQILKRKINNEALYLQSEAKDTLLNALLEAARRFSSGPPQLLTQICLALSALVLRAAEYRQPIEQLFYSLQNFHTQENGNLAVLEMLTVLPEEVIEDQSTDISINSAQRSQYTQELLSHTAMVLEFLKQQSEKHYEDANQLHERNRKILRCLLSWVRAGCFSEISPGSLRSHPLLNFVFNSLQVSSSFDLAVEVLVELVSRHEEIPQVLLCRVQFLKDILLLPALGKSDEKTVSGIACLLSEIGQAAPSLVVEASSEALILADALLRCVKFPSADWDIADSTLQFWGSLASYILGLTTNDQNRREHIEKMFLPVFSTLLDALLQRIQVDRSTYDGGGSELPDGLANFRMNLGELLMDICHFLGSAAYIQKVCLGSWIVNMPIPWSEMEAKMFALNAASEVVIQESQKIDFSIIMHLVTILSSNSSNEPKGFMCIVYRSLADVIGSYSKWICALQTNARPLLLFLAAGISQPLSASSCASTLRKICEDASSIMFDPSNLEILIWIGEGLEKQLLPLEDEEEVVGAIALVVGFLPRNELKNNFLTRLLSSSYNVIGQLSNDVEHSLRQNPTAYTQMLNSAARGLHRIGTVLNHLAPPLSAGSAADDPLCVVLSIFWPMIEKLFKSKYMENNSLSTAACRALSQAIHSSGEHFTALLPTVLDCLSTNFVSFQGHECYIRTASIIVEEFGHREEYGTLFICTFERFTNAASVAALNSSYICDQEPDLVEAFVGFTSSFVRVSPKVLEASGTLLEASLQKAAIFCTAMHRGAALAAMSYVSCLLEAALISLLESVTNMSEGAFSCVAIQIISNSGEGLVSNVLYALLGTSAMSRVHKSATILQQLAAVCCLSEKTSCSTVLRWESLHGWLHSAVHGLPVEYLKKGEAETLVPNWIKALAAAASDYLESKTCNGIKTECGHMQGKGGRVLKRLVREFADGHRNLPSFT